In Pengzhenrongella sicca, a single genomic region encodes these proteins:
- a CDS encoding SAF domain-containing protein has translation MPRLLPRSVVPTGPAAADSGPIRAAARARRAARRRRARLLLWRARLPLAAVLLGVAVAQIVAEVRPAPEPTVGVVVAARELEPGVPLARADVRVAAMPIALVPAGTHDRADGVVGESLVTAVPAGLPIVDGLLAGDRLASAGPAGTVVAPVRLADPAVAELLRAGDRVDLLAAVAAADGEPVAHRLAGRALVVSFPVPAEAEGDVSSGLSGGVGGLLGGTSAGTGSLTLVAVTPTEAAALAGAVGWANITAVLVK, from the coding sequence ATGCCGCGCCTCCTGCCCCGCAGCGTCGTCCCGACGGGACCGGCCGCCGCCGACAGCGGCCCGATCCGCGCGGCCGCACGCGCCCGGCGAGCGGCGCGTCGCCGCCGCGCACGCCTGCTGCTGTGGCGCGCGCGGCTCCCGCTGGCGGCCGTGCTGCTCGGCGTGGCGGTCGCCCAGATCGTCGCCGAGGTGCGGCCTGCCCCGGAGCCCACGGTCGGCGTCGTCGTGGCGGCCCGGGAGCTCGAGCCGGGCGTCCCGCTCGCGCGCGCCGACGTCCGGGTCGCGGCGATGCCGATCGCGCTCGTGCCTGCGGGCACGCACGACCGAGCCGACGGCGTCGTCGGGGAGAGCCTCGTGACCGCCGTGCCAGCCGGCCTGCCGATCGTCGACGGGCTGCTCGCGGGCGACCGCTTGGCCTCGGCCGGGCCCGCCGGCACGGTCGTAGCCCCGGTGCGGCTCGCCGATCCCGCCGTCGCCGAGCTCCTGCGCGCGGGCGACCGGGTCGACCTGCTCGCGGCGGTGGCGGCCGCCGACGGCGAGCCCGTCGCGCACCGGCTGGCCGGCCGGGCGCTGGTCGTGAGCTTCCCGGTGCCCGCCGAGGCGGAGGGCGACGTGAGCAGCGGGTTGAGCGGCGGGGTCGGTGGCCTGCTCGGGGGCACGAGCGCGGGGACGGGCTCGCTGACGTTGGTCGCCGTCACGCCCACGGAGGCCGCCGCGCTCGCCGGCGCCGTGGGGTGGGCAAACATCACCGCAGTGCTCGTGAAATGA
- the mscL gene encoding large conductance mechanosensitive channel protein MscL yields the protein MRSVVTGFKDFITRGNVIELAVAVVIGAAFGSLINAVVSGLFNPLIAAIFGATDLSQVGQFTVNESVFQPGLALDALIKFLVIAAAVYLVIVLPLNALAARRKQGIEPEPAKPAEDVLLLQEIRDLLAAQDTRSARSTLTGSHPTTGAHAALAPTDSPRSARE from the coding sequence ATGCGTTCGGTCGTCACAGGATTCAAGGACTTCATCACTCGCGGGAACGTCATCGAGCTCGCGGTCGCGGTCGTGATCGGCGCGGCGTTCGGCTCGCTGATCAATGCCGTGGTCTCGGGCCTGTTCAACCCGCTCATCGCGGCGATCTTCGGCGCGACCGACCTGTCGCAGGTCGGTCAATTCACCGTGAACGAGTCGGTGTTCCAGCCGGGCCTGGCGCTGGACGCGCTGATCAAGTTCCTCGTGATCGCCGCCGCCGTCTACCTCGTGATCGTGCTGCCGCTGAACGCCCTCGCTGCGCGACGCAAGCAGGGCATCGAGCCCGAGCCGGCCAAACCCGCCGAGGACGTCCTGCTGCTGCAGGAGATCCGCGACCTGCTCGCGGCCCAGGACACCCGGTCGGCGCGCAGCACCCTCACGGGCTCGCACCCGACCACCGGCGCGCACGCCGCGCTGGCCCCGACCGACTCCCCCCGCTCCGCGCGGGAGTAG
- a CDS encoding SHOCT domain-containing protein — protein MEMFSVIIDIFRNDSSSGFAKAIWVLALIFLPVITVLVYLLAKGSSMSERSVRRAYEAQARQEAYIREVATTSSTRAVDPVVQLTQAKALLDAGAISATEFESLKAKTLA, from the coding sequence ATGGAGATGTTCTCGGTCATCATCGACATCTTCCGCAACGACAGCTCGAGCGGATTCGCCAAGGCGATCTGGGTCCTGGCCCTGATCTTCCTGCCCGTCATCACGGTGCTCGTCTACCTGCTCGCGAAGGGGTCGAGCATGTCCGAGCGGTCGGTCCGGCGCGCCTACGAGGCGCAGGCCCGGCAGGAGGCGTACATCCGCGAGGTCGCGACGACGAGCTCCACGCGGGCGGTCGATCCCGTCGTCCAGCTCACGCAGGCGAAGGCGCTTCTCGACGCGGGCGCGATCTCGGCCACCGAGTTCGAGTCGCTCAAGGCCAAGACGCTCGCGTAG
- a CDS encoding ATP-binding cassette domain-containing protein: MSTTTTDPQPAAPHVADSHDLIRVRGARVNNLKNISIEIPKRRLTVFTGVSGSGKSSLVFGTIAAESQRMINETYSAFVQGFMPTLARPDVDVLDGLTTAIIIDQERMGANVRSTVGTATDANAMLRILFSRLAQPHIGSPQAYSFNVASISGAGAVSIERGGQTVKERRSFSITGGMCPRCEGRGSVTDIDLTALYDDSLSLSGGALTIPGYSMDGWFGRIFSGCGFFDVDKPIRDFTKRELADLLYKEPTKIKVDGINLTYEGLIPKIQKSMLSKDVDALQPHIRAFVRRAVTFTTCPDCDGTRLAEAARSSRIDGTSIADACAMQITDLTAWVAGLAEPSVAPLLGALRHTLDSFVEIGLGYLALDRPAGTLSGGESQRIKMIRHLGSSLTDVTYVFDEPTIGLHPHDIQRMNTLLLQLRDKGNTVLVVEHKPEAIAIADHIVDLGPGAGADGGEVVFEGTLAGLRASGTLTGRHLDDRARLKETVRASAGLLEVRGADTHNLRDVDVDIPLGVLVVLTGVAGSGKSSLIHGSVAGRDGVVAIDQGAIKGSRRSNPATYTGLLEPIRKAFAKANGVKPALFSPNSDGACPNCNGAGVIFTDLAMMAGVATICEVCDGKRFQAEVLDYTFGGKDISQVLTMSVLEAREFFGAGAAKTPAAHTILTRLADVGLGYVSLGQPLTTLSGGERQRLKLATHMGEKGDVLVLDEPTSGLHLADVERLLALLDRLVDAGKSVIVIEHHQAVMAHADWIIDLGPGAGHDGGSIVFEGTPADLVAGRSTLTGEHLAAYVGG; encoded by the coding sequence ATGAGCACCACGACGACGGACCCGCAGCCAGCCGCGCCGCACGTGGCCGACAGCCACGACCTCATCCGGGTGCGGGGCGCGCGCGTGAACAACCTCAAGAACATCAGCATCGAGATCCCGAAGCGCCGGCTGACGGTGTTCACCGGCGTCTCCGGCTCAGGCAAGAGCTCGCTGGTGTTCGGCACGATCGCCGCGGAGTCGCAGCGGATGATCAACGAGACCTACAGCGCCTTCGTGCAGGGCTTCATGCCGACGCTGGCGCGGCCCGACGTCGACGTGCTCGACGGCCTGACGACCGCGATCATCATCGATCAGGAGCGGATGGGCGCGAACGTCCGCTCCACGGTCGGCACCGCGACCGACGCCAACGCGATGCTGCGCATCCTGTTCAGCCGGCTCGCGCAGCCGCACATCGGCTCCCCGCAGGCGTACTCGTTCAACGTCGCGTCGATCAGCGGCGCGGGCGCCGTCTCGATCGAGCGGGGCGGGCAGACCGTCAAGGAGCGCCGCAGCTTCAGCATCACCGGCGGCATGTGCCCGCGGTGCGAGGGCCGGGGCTCGGTCACCGACATCGACCTGACCGCGCTGTACGACGACAGCCTCTCGCTGAGCGGCGGCGCGCTCACCATCCCCGGCTACAGCATGGACGGCTGGTTCGGCCGCATCTTCAGCGGCTGCGGCTTCTTCGACGTCGACAAGCCGATCCGCGACTTCACGAAGCGTGAGCTGGCCGACCTGCTCTACAAGGAGCCGACGAAGATCAAGGTCGACGGCATCAACCTCACGTACGAGGGGCTGATCCCGAAGATCCAGAAGTCGATGCTCTCCAAGGACGTCGACGCGCTGCAGCCGCACATCCGCGCGTTCGTGCGGCGGGCGGTGACGTTCACGACGTGCCCCGACTGCGACGGCACCCGGCTGGCCGAGGCCGCCCGCTCGTCGCGCATCGACGGGACCAGCATCGCTGACGCCTGCGCCATGCAGATCACCGACCTGACCGCGTGGGTGGCGGGCCTGGCGGAGCCGTCCGTCGCGCCGCTGCTCGGGGCCCTGCGGCACACGCTCGACTCGTTCGTGGAGATCGGCCTCGGCTACCTCGCGCTCGACCGGCCGGCCGGCACCCTCTCGGGCGGCGAGTCGCAGCGCATCAAGATGATCCGCCACCTCGGCTCCTCGCTCACCGACGTCACCTACGTCTTCGACGAGCCGACGATCGGCCTGCACCCCCACGACATCCAGCGGATGAACACCTTGCTCCTGCAGCTGCGCGACAAGGGCAACACCGTGCTCGTCGTCGAGCACAAGCCGGAGGCGATCGCGATCGCGGACCACATCGTCGACCTCGGCCCGGGCGCCGGCGCCGACGGCGGCGAGGTCGTCTTCGAGGGCACGCTCGCCGGGCTGCGGGCCAGCGGCACGCTGACGGGCCGGCACCTGGACGACCGCGCGCGCCTGAAGGAGACCGTCCGGGCCTCGGCGGGTCTGCTCGAGGTGCGGGGCGCCGACACCCACAACCTGCGCGACGTCGACGTCGACATCCCGCTCGGCGTGCTCGTGGTGCTCACGGGCGTGGCCGGGTCGGGCAAGAGCTCGCTGATCCACGGGTCGGTCGCGGGCCGGGACGGGGTCGTGGCGATCGACCAGGGCGCGATCAAGGGCTCGCGCCGCAGCAACCCGGCGACGTACACGGGGCTGCTCGAGCCGATCCGCAAGGCGTTCGCCAAGGCCAACGGCGTCAAGCCGGCGCTGTTCAGCCCGAACTCCGACGGCGCCTGCCCGAACTGCAACGGTGCCGGCGTGATCTTCACCGACCTCGCGATGATGGCCGGGGTGGCCACCATCTGCGAGGTGTGCGACGGCAAGCGGTTCCAGGCCGAGGTGCTCGATTACACCTTCGGCGGCAAGGACATCAGCCAGGTGCTCACGATGTCGGTCCTCGAGGCCCGCGAGTTCTTCGGGGCCGGGGCCGCGAAGACGCCGGCGGCGCACACGATCCTCACCCGGCTGGCCGACGTCGGGCTCGGCTACGTCAGCCTCGGCCAGCCCCTGACCACTCTGTCCGGCGGCGAGCGGCAGCGGCTCAAGCTGGCCACCCACATGGGCGAGAAGGGCGACGTGCTGGTCCTCGACGAGCCGACGAGCGGCCTGCACCTCGCCGACGTCGAGCGGCTGCTTGCGCTGCTGGACCGGCTCGTCGACGCCGGCAAGTCGGTCATCGTGATCGAGCACCACCAGGCGGTCATGGCGCACGCCGACTGGATCATCGACCTCGGCCCCGGCGCCGGCCACGACGGCGGCTCGATCGTCTTCGAGGGCACGCCCGCCGACCTGGTGGCCGGCCGGTCTACGCTCACCGGCGAGCACCTGGCGGCCTACGTCGGCGGCTAG
- a CDS encoding GAP family protein yields MGETFALALAIAASPFPVVPAILLLFTARPRPTSLAFLGGWFGGIGLVAAVFALLADGISTGGDSPTWLSGVRIVVGAALVAYGVRQWITRGAAGELPGWLRSIDSATPRTALRVALLLSVANPKVVLLAAAAGIDIGAAGRPVAAELALVVVFTAVASISVAVPVLAHAIFGARVLPPLQAAKDWLLRNNAAVMAVVLAVIGLVLITNGVSGL; encoded by the coding sequence GTGGGCGAAACCTTCGCGCTGGCCCTGGCGATCGCGGCATCACCGTTCCCGGTGGTCCCCGCGATCTTGCTGCTGTTCACCGCGAGGCCGCGGCCGACGTCGCTGGCGTTCCTCGGCGGCTGGTTCGGCGGGATCGGGCTCGTCGCAGCGGTCTTCGCGCTCCTCGCAGACGGGATCAGCACGGGCGGCGACTCGCCCACCTGGCTGTCCGGCGTCCGGATCGTCGTCGGCGCCGCCCTGGTCGCCTACGGCGTCCGGCAGTGGATCACGCGGGGGGCCGCGGGCGAGCTCCCGGGCTGGCTGCGGTCCATCGACTCGGCCACGCCGCGGACCGCCCTGCGTGTCGCGCTGCTGCTGTCGGTGGCCAACCCGAAGGTCGTGCTGCTCGCCGCGGCGGCCGGCATCGACATCGGCGCCGCCGGGCGACCCGTCGCGGCCGAGCTGGCGCTCGTCGTGGTGTTCACGGCGGTCGCGTCGATCAGCGTCGCCGTACCGGTGCTCGCGCACGCGATCTTCGGCGCGCGCGTGCTGCCCCCGTTGCAGGCAGCAAAGGACTGGCTCCTGCGCAACAACGCCGCCGTGATGGCCGTCGTCCTCGCGGTGATCGGGCTCGTGCTGATCACGAACGGCGTGAGCGGCCTGTAG
- a CDS encoding CAP domain-containing protein, whose product MDNPRETTRAASGPSASATGFAPSPSPDFELPTQRVGPLRETEPEVRIGRRRRVLVVVAVATTLALGAGGTAVAYVQRSQAADAARAAHAADVAAQGEVFAVEQAVLRKQNSAARWAAVLADRAAVLATASAALEAARATLAAAPQAGEAATQLQQAIDATSVVLGTTPTPSVQTMDAAVATLAGPQAAATAAQAAWQAAENARLAAEQAAAEAASQAAAAARAQTSTRSSSSQRASSSAPASSASGEAAPPAESTSSVPEFSAGALGGAINDWRAGQGLPALSVSRSGSLVAHASAMAQAGSIWHSGGDKIVGYAQPASASSLVNAWANSSGHRAWMSRTDVSSMQVGAAVLNDQLYGAVNFS is encoded by the coding sequence ATGGACAATCCACGCGAGACGACCCGCGCCGCTTCAGGTCCGTCCGCCTCGGCAACAGGCTTCGCGCCGTCGCCGTCGCCCGACTTCGAGCTCCCGACGCAGCGCGTCGGCCCACTGCGCGAGACCGAGCCGGAGGTCCGCATCGGCCGCCGCCGCCGGGTCTTGGTCGTCGTCGCGGTCGCCACGACGCTTGCGCTCGGCGCGGGCGGAACCGCCGTCGCGTACGTCCAGCGTTCGCAGGCCGCCGACGCCGCGCGCGCGGCCCACGCGGCCGACGTCGCCGCGCAGGGCGAGGTGTTCGCCGTCGAGCAGGCGGTGCTGCGCAAGCAGAACTCCGCCGCGAGGTGGGCTGCGGTCCTGGCCGACCGGGCCGCCGTGCTCGCCACTGCCTCGGCCGCGCTCGAGGCAGCCCGGGCGACGCTCGCCGCCGCTCCCCAGGCGGGGGAGGCCGCGACGCAGCTCCAGCAGGCGATCGACGCGACGTCGGTGGTGCTGGGCACGACTCCGACGCCGTCGGTGCAGACGATGGACGCGGCCGTCGCGACCCTCGCCGGACCGCAGGCGGCGGCGACCGCCGCCCAGGCCGCGTGGCAGGCGGCGGAGAACGCCCGACTGGCCGCCGAGCAGGCTGCTGCCGAGGCGGCGTCCCAGGCGGCGGCCGCTGCGCGCGCGCAGACGTCCACCCGCTCGAGCTCGTCGCAGCGGGCGTCGTCGTCCGCGCCGGCGTCGTCCGCATCCGGCGAGGCCGCCCCGCCCGCGGAGTCGACGTCGAGCGTGCCGGAGTTCAGCGCCGGGGCGCTCGGCGGCGCGATCAACGACTGGCGCGCCGGCCAGGGCCTGCCCGCGCTCAGCGTCTCGCGCTCGGGCTCACTGGTCGCCCACGCCAGCGCGATGGCGCAGGCCGGGAGCATCTGGCACAGCGGCGGGGACAAGATCGTCGGCTACGCGCAGCCGGCGAGCGCGAGCTCCCTCGTCAACGCGTGGGCGAACTCGTCGGGTCACCGCGCGTGGATGTCGCGAACCGACGTGAGCTCGATGCAGGTCGGGGCCGCCGTGCTCAACGACCAGCTGTACGGAGCGGTGAACTTCAGCTGA
- a CDS encoding OsmC family protein, protein MTAEPIPAPIGAPTPTATRVDATPEPARLWVERTGTRTYEGHSSRGGHVLIGPSSELGMFTPGELLKIALAGCSGMTSDAAFARRLGDDYEATIHVEGPKHAQEDRYPRITEELVVDLSGLDPTARERLLAVVERAIEGHCTVARTLAAGAEVELTIAGER, encoded by the coding sequence ATGACTGCCGAGCCGATCCCGGCGCCGATCGGCGCCCCCACCCCGACCGCCACGCGAGTCGATGCGACCCCGGAGCCGGCGCGGCTCTGGGTCGAGCGCACCGGCACGCGCACCTACGAGGGCCACAGCTCGCGCGGCGGGCACGTCCTCATCGGGCCGTCGTCCGAGCTCGGGATGTTCACTCCCGGCGAGCTCCTGAAGATCGCGCTCGCGGGGTGCAGCGGCATGACCTCCGACGCCGCGTTCGCCCGCCGGCTCGGCGACGACTACGAGGCGACGATCCACGTCGAGGGCCCCAAGCACGCGCAGGAGGACCGCTACCCGCGGATCACCGAGGAGCTGGTCGTCGACCTGTCCGGCCTCGACCCCACCGCGCGCGAGCGCCTGCTCGCCGTCGTGGAGCGCGCCATCGAGGGCCACTGCACCGTGGCCCGGACGCTGGCCGCCGGCGCCGAGGTCGAACTGACCATCGCGGGCGAGCGATGA
- a CDS encoding aldo/keto reductase, with protein METRVLGRTGRKVSVIGLGCWQLGADWGDVGEDEALEVLAGAVDSGVTFLDTADVYGDGRSERLIGQFLAGRAGGAGAGGTLTVATKMGRRADPHVAGAYTLDAFRAWTDRSRANLGVDRLDLVQLHCPPTEVFSLDATYDALDTLVAEGRVANYGVSVETAAEALTAIARPNVASVQLVFNIFRRKPLEQVLPAAIAAGVGIIARVPLASGLLSGKYDASTVFAPTDHRSYNRHGEAFDVGETFAGVPYDVGVEAAQRVAALTPAGATTAQLALRWLLDQDGVSAVIPGARNPAQARGNAAAADLAPLDAAQLDALRAIYDDTIRTHVQTRW; from the coding sequence ATGGAAACGCGGGTGCTGGGACGGACTGGACGCAAGGTCAGCGTGATCGGGTTGGGCTGCTGGCAGCTCGGCGCGGACTGGGGCGACGTCGGCGAGGACGAGGCTCTCGAGGTGCTCGCGGGGGCCGTCGACTCCGGCGTGACGTTCCTCGACACCGCGGACGTGTACGGCGACGGCCGCAGCGAGCGGCTGATCGGCCAGTTCCTCGCGGGGCGCGCCGGGGGTGCGGGTGCGGGTGGCACTCTCACGGTCGCGACCAAGATGGGGCGCCGGGCCGACCCGCACGTGGCCGGCGCCTACACGCTCGACGCGTTCCGCGCCTGGACCGACCGGTCCCGGGCGAACCTCGGGGTCGACCGCCTCGACCTCGTCCAGCTGCACTGCCCCCCGACCGAGGTCTTCTCGCTCGACGCGACCTACGACGCGCTCGACACGCTCGTCGCGGAGGGCCGGGTCGCGAACTACGGCGTCTCGGTCGAGACCGCCGCGGAGGCGCTCACGGCGATCGCGCGGCCGAACGTCGCCAGCGTCCAGCTGGTGTTCAACATCTTCCGGCGCAAGCCGCTCGAGCAGGTGCTGCCGGCGGCGATCGCGGCCGGCGTGGGCATCATCGCGCGCGTGCCGCTGGCCAGCGGGCTGCTGTCGGGCAAGTACGACGCGTCGACCGTGTTCGCGCCGACGGACCACCGCTCGTACAACCGCCACGGCGAGGCCTTCGACGTCGGCGAGACGTTCGCGGGCGTGCCGTACGACGTCGGCGTCGAGGCCGCCCAGCGCGTCGCGGCGCTCACCCCCGCCGGGGCGACGACGGCGCAGCTCGCCCTGCGCTGGCTGCTCGACCAGGACGGCGTCAGCGCCGTGATCCCGGGCGCCCGCAACCCGGCGCAGGCCCGCGGCAACGCGGCCGCCGCCGACCTCGCGCCGCTCGACGCCGCGCAGCTCGACGCGCTGCGCGCGATCTACGACGACACCATCCGCACCCACGTCCAAACCCGCTGGTAG
- a CDS encoding SRPBCC family protein: MARPRKPDKPEPSGPPDPSGPPLAHADPPRGVVEVSRTLPLPAREAWTLLADPRHHARWIPLTRVLVRGLPLAAGTLVTATSGPLVRLGAPGLPDRMRIDRFDPPTASAAGVAAFTKLGPVLRGTAEVRVAPLDDHSARATWVEDVYLAGPLPASLTRRLLSPALAAMVRLALWRAGREVARAA, translated from the coding sequence GTGGCCCGTCCCCGCAAGCCCGACAAGCCCGAACCGTCCGGCCCGCCCGACCCGTCCGGCCCCCCGCTCGCGCACGCCGACCCGCCGCGCGGCGTCGTCGAGGTGTCCCGGACGCTGCCCCTGCCCGCGCGCGAGGCCTGGACCCTGCTCGCCGACCCGCGACACCACGCGCGCTGGATCCCCCTGACGCGCGTGCTCGTGCGCGGCCTGCCGCTCGCGGCCGGCACCCTCGTCACCGCCACGTCGGGCCCGCTCGTGCGGCTCGGCGCGCCCGGGCTGCCCGACCGCATGCGCATCGACCGCTTCGATCCGCCGACGGCGTCGGCCGCCGGGGTCGCGGCGTTCACCAAGCTTGGCCCCGTGCTGCGCGGCACCGCCGAGGTGCGGGTCGCGCCGCTCGACGACCACTCGGCGCGCGCGACGTGGGTCGAGGACGTCTACCTCGCCGGGCCGCTGCCGGCGAGCCTCACCCGCCGCCTCCTGTCCCCCGCCCTGGCCGCCATGGTGCGCCTCGCGCTCTGGCGCGCCGGACGGGAGGTCGCCCGCGCGGCCTGA
- the ddaH gene encoding dimethylargininase, whose protein sequence is MPVATTRQSPIFTPRRYLMCEPEHYTVSYEINPWMDVTRHTDRDLAVAQWRVLRETYLALGHTVETIDPIPGLPDMVYAANGATVVDGVVYSAKFTYAERRAEGPAYQKWFADRGFLTHTAAATNEGEGDLLAVGDLILAGTGFRTDRAAHAEAQELFGRPVISLDLVDPRFYHLDTALAVLSSDPAAPLVAYYPPAFSAGSRGVLERLFPDAIIATEADAVALGLNAVSDGLNVVVAPAAVDLAAALRERGFQPLPVDTSELLKGGGGAKCCTLEVRTAAAS, encoded by the coding sequence ATGCCGGTCGCCACGACGCGTCAGAGCCCGATCTTCACCCCCCGGCGCTACCTCATGTGCGAGCCCGAGCACTACACGGTGAGCTACGAGATCAACCCGTGGATGGACGTCACCCGGCACACCGACCGCGACCTCGCCGTCGCGCAGTGGCGCGTGCTGCGCGAGACGTACCTGGCCCTGGGCCACACGGTCGAGACGATCGACCCGATCCCCGGCCTGCCCGACATGGTCTACGCGGCGAACGGCGCGACCGTCGTCGACGGCGTCGTGTACTCCGCGAAGTTCACCTACGCCGAGCGCCGAGCCGAGGGCCCCGCCTACCAGAAGTGGTTCGCCGACCGCGGGTTCCTCACCCACACCGCCGCCGCCACCAACGAGGGCGAGGGTGACCTGCTCGCCGTCGGCGACCTGATCCTCGCCGGCACCGGCTTCCGGACCGACCGCGCCGCGCACGCCGAGGCGCAGGAGCTGTTCGGCCGCCCGGTGATCTCGCTCGACCTCGTCGACCCGCGCTTCTACCACCTCGACACGGCGCTCGCGGTGCTCTCGAGCGACCCGGCCGCGCCGCTGGTCGCGTACTACCCGCCGGCCTTCTCGGCTGGCTCGCGCGGCGTGCTGGAGCGCCTGTTCCCGGACGCGATCATCGCGACCGAGGCCGACGCCGTCGCACTCGGCCTGAACGCCGTGAGCGACGGCCTCAACGTCGTGGTCGCGCCCGCCGCGGTTGACCTCGCCGCGGCCCTGCGCGAGCGCGGGTTCCAGCCCCTGCCCGTCGACACCAGCGAGCTGCTCAAGGGCGGCGGCGGCGCGAAGTGCTGCACGCTCGAGGTCCGGACGGCGGCCGCCTCGTGA
- the rocD gene encoding ornithine--oxo-acid transaminase, which yields MVAGAAGAAAGVGAPGPLAHNYHPLPITLTSGEGAWVRDADGTAYLDLLAGYSALNFGHRHPGLTAAAHAQLDRLTLTSRAFDHDLLGTFAAKLTALTGTEMMLPMNTGAEAVETAIKTARKWGYEVKGVPADRATIIVADGNFHGRTTTIISFSTDDDARRGFGPYTPGFVVVPFGDAAALAAAIDETTVAVLLEPIQGESGVVVPPAGYLAAVRAACDAAGVLLIADEIQSGLGRTGTTLACELSGVRPDLILLGKALGGGILPVSAVVGRADVLGVLTPGTHGSTFGGNPLACAVGIAVVDLLATGEYQARARELGAHLGARLDALVADGSLAARRGVGLWAGLDLDPARGTGRELCERLLARRVLAKDTHGSTIRLAPPLMIGADDLDWALDQLTAALG from the coding sequence ATCGTCGCGGGCGCCGCGGGCGCAGCCGCCGGCGTGGGCGCCCCCGGCCCCCTGGCGCACAACTACCACCCGCTGCCGATCACGCTCACGTCGGGCGAGGGCGCCTGGGTGCGCGACGCCGACGGCACGGCCTACCTCGACCTGCTCGCGGGCTACTCGGCGCTCAACTTCGGGCATCGCCACCCGGGCCTGACCGCCGCCGCGCACGCCCAGCTGGACCGGCTCACGCTGACGTCCCGCGCGTTCGACCACGACCTGCTCGGGACCTTCGCCGCGAAGCTCACCGCCCTCACGGGCACCGAGATGATGCTCCCGATGAACACGGGCGCCGAGGCCGTCGAGACCGCGATCAAGACCGCGCGCAAGTGGGGCTACGAGGTCAAGGGCGTGCCCGCCGACCGCGCGACGATCATCGTCGCGGACGGCAACTTCCACGGCCGCACGACCACGATCATCTCGTTCTCGACCGACGACGACGCGCGGCGCGGCTTCGGGCCGTACACGCCGGGCTTCGTCGTGGTCCCGTTCGGCGACGCCGCCGCGCTGGCCGCCGCGATCGACGAGACGACCGTCGCGGTGCTGCTCGAGCCCATCCAGGGCGAGTCCGGCGTCGTCGTGCCGCCGGCCGGGTACCTCGCCGCGGTGCGCGCGGCGTGCGACGCCGCGGGCGTGCTGCTCATCGCGGACGAGATCCAGTCCGGCCTCGGCCGCACGGGCACGACGCTCGCGTGCGAGCTCTCGGGCGTGCGGCCCGACCTGATCCTGCTCGGCAAGGCGCTCGGCGGGGGCATCCTGCCCGTGTCCGCCGTCGTCGGCCGCGCCGACGTGCTCGGCGTGCTGACCCCCGGCACGCACGGGTCGACGTTCGGCGGCAACCCGCTCGCCTGCGCGGTCGGCATCGCCGTCGTCGACCTGCTCGCCACGGGCGAGTACCAGGCCCGCGCGCGCGAGCTCGGCGCGCACCTCGGCGCCCGGCTGGACGCGCTCGTGGCGGACGGCTCGCTCGCGGCGCGCCGCGGCGTCGGCCTGTGGGCCGGGCTCGACCTCGACCCCGCGCGCGGCACGGGGCGCGAGCTGTGCGAACGGCTGCTCGCGCGCCGCGTGCTCGCGAAGGACACGCACGGCTCGACGATCCGGCTCGCGCCGCCGCTGATGATCGGCGCGGACGACCTCGACTGGGCCCTCGACCAGCTCACGGCCGCCCTGGGCTGA
- a CDS encoding Lrp/AsnC family transcriptional regulator, whose amino-acid sequence MQTHRSGPAAGSLDPLDEAIVHELALDARASYADIGAVVSLSAPAVKRRVDRLLERGVVRGFTVRLDPAALGWETEAYVELFCSGSTSPSTMRAAVERHPEVIAASTVTGDVDLWLHVRAKDMRHLERVVERLNAEPFVARTRSTIVLSALVRRADVQGPPQS is encoded by the coding sequence ATGCAGACGCACCGCTCGGGGCCGGCCGCCGGATCGCTCGACCCGCTCGACGAGGCGATCGTGCACGAGCTCGCGCTGGACGCACGGGCCAGCTACGCCGACATCGGCGCGGTCGTGTCGCTCTCGGCGCCGGCGGTCAAGCGCCGCGTCGACCGGCTGCTCGAGCGCGGCGTCGTGCGCGGGTTCACGGTCCGGCTCGACCCCGCCGCGCTGGGCTGGGAGACCGAGGCCTACGTCGAGCTGTTCTGCTCCGGCTCGACCAGCCCGAGCACGATGCGCGCCGCGGTCGAGCGCCACCCCGAGGTCATCGCGGCGAGCACGGTGACCGGCGACGTCGACCTGTGGCTGCACGTGCGGGCCAAGGACATGCGCCACCTCGAGCGCGTGGTGGAGCGGCTCAACGCCGAGCCGTTCGTGGCGCGCACGCGCTCGACGATCGTGCTGTCGGCGCTCGTGCGCCGCGCCGACGTCCAGGGGCCGCCGCAAAGCTGA